One window of the Nocardia huaxiensis genome contains the following:
- a CDS encoding GNAT family N-acetyltransferase, with translation MAASNASLLAAGSNPALLPQSCRTPAPVHTSGRSQYSLVVSSDAEHREAAQRLRYQVFRNEPGFRIPENTDGLDADRFDDHCDHLLVRDDLTDQFVGCYRMLPPDKVTAAGGYYTATEFDLTALEPERHRIVEMGRACVVPEHRNGSTLTLMWAGILHYIQLTGYEWVMGCCSVPMQMTPQDQPGVNVRGVRDLLLAKHGLEPERHVRPFAPVVVDGRTLDDMQPPARPKLPPLLNGYLRLGAQICGEPAHDPDFGVADFVALLGLETINTRYLERLRGAAATFDAR, from the coding sequence ATGGCAGCGTCGAACGCCAGCCTGCTCGCAGCTGGATCGAATCCCGCCCTGCTCCCGCAGTCATGTCGGACCCCCGCGCCGGTGCACACCTCCGGCCGGTCCCAGTACTCCCTGGTCGTCTCCTCCGACGCCGAACATCGCGAGGCCGCACAACGCCTGCGCTATCAGGTGTTCCGCAACGAGCCCGGCTTCCGCATCCCCGAGAACACCGACGGGCTGGACGCGGACCGGTTCGACGACCACTGCGACCACCTGCTGGTCCGTGACGATCTCACCGACCAGTTCGTCGGCTGCTACCGCATGCTGCCGCCGGACAAGGTGACCGCCGCCGGCGGCTACTACACCGCCACCGAATTCGACCTCACCGCACTGGAACCCGAGCGGCACCGCATCGTGGAGATGGGGCGCGCGTGCGTGGTGCCCGAGCACCGCAACGGTTCCACCCTCACCCTCATGTGGGCGGGCATCCTGCACTACATCCAGCTCACCGGCTACGAGTGGGTCATGGGCTGCTGCTCGGTGCCCATGCAGATGACGCCGCAGGATCAGCCGGGTGTGAATGTGCGCGGCGTCCGAGATCTGTTGCTGGCCAAGCATGGTCTCGAGCCGGAACGGCACGTCCGCCCGTTCGCCCCGGTGGTCGTGGACGGCCGCACCCTCGACGACATGCAGCCACCGGCACGCCCGAAGCTGCCGCCGCTGCTCAACGGCTACCTGCGCCTGGGCGCCCAGATCTGCGGGGAGCCCGCGCACGACCCCGATTTCGGTGTCGCCGATTTCGTGGCCCTGCTGGGCCTGGAAACCATCAACACCCGCTACCTGGAGCGTCTCCGGGGCGCGGCCGCGACCTTCGACGCACGGTGA
- a CDS encoding lipopolysaccharide assembly protein LapA domain-containing protein, with protein sequence MSSPEKPSLLSRVTPTQWIALALTVLAVLFIAANRKRVSIEFLLFDISSPLWLILLAMFVIGWLAGVLTARRRRNR encoded by the coding sequence ATGAGCAGCCCGGAGAAACCGTCCCTTCTGTCCCGCGTGACGCCGACCCAGTGGATCGCCCTGGCTCTCACAGTGCTCGCGGTGCTCTTCATCGCCGCGAACCGTAAACGGGTGTCGATCGAATTCCTGCTGTTCGACATCAGCTCACCGCTCTGGCTGATCCTGCTGGCCATGTTCGTGATCGGCTGGCTCGCCGGAGTGCTGACCGCACGGCGGCGGCGCAACCGGTGA
- a CDS encoding SDR family NAD(P)-dependent oxidoreductase — MAENKTALVTGASAGFGRAVALALAARGWQSIITARGAERLEKVAAATGATAVAGDIADPVHRARLAEVIGDGRLDLVVNNASALGPSPLPKLEHYPLGELASVLDTNVIAPLAVLQLTLPALRAANGIVVNVSSDASVAPYEGWGGYGASKAALDHLTSVLALENPSLRIYGFDPGEMRTEMHQAAFPGEDISDRPEPETVVPALFRLLETRPASGRYVAADLSVAS; from the coding sequence ATGGCAGAGAACAAGACAGCCCTCGTCACGGGAGCCTCGGCCGGATTCGGGCGCGCGGTCGCGCTGGCCCTCGCCGCTCGAGGCTGGCAATCGATCATCACCGCGCGCGGGGCCGAACGCCTGGAGAAGGTCGCCGCGGCGACCGGGGCGACGGCGGTAGCGGGGGATATCGCCGATCCCGTACATCGCGCGCGGCTTGCGGAGGTGATCGGTGACGGGCGGCTGGACCTGGTCGTCAACAACGCCAGTGCGCTCGGGCCGAGCCCGCTGCCGAAACTGGAGCACTACCCGCTCGGCGAGCTGGCCTCGGTCCTGGACACCAATGTGATTGCGCCCCTGGCGGTTCTGCAACTCACCCTGCCCGCCCTGCGGGCCGCGAACGGCATCGTCGTGAACGTCAGCTCCGACGCGTCGGTAGCCCCCTATGAAGGCTGGGGTGGATACGGGGCGTCCAAGGCGGCGCTGGACCACCTCACTTCCGTTCTCGCCCTGGAGAATCCGAGCCTGCGGATCTACGGCTTCGACCCCGGCGAGATGCGCACCGAGATGCATCAGGCCGCCTTCCCCGGCGAAGACATCTCCGACCGTCCGGAACCGGAAACCGTTGTGCCCGCACTGTTCCGGCTCCTGGAAACCCGCCCCGCCAGCGGCAGATACGTGGCCGCGGACTTATCGGTGGCGTCATGA
- a CDS encoding S-adenosylmethionine:tRNA ribosyltransferase-isomerase: protein MTVDLARHEFVVPAELTATSPPEVRGLARDEVRLLLSDGGTITHARFRELPSFLRPGDLVVVNNSAMIPAAVDARLGGAPAVVHFSTRLDDGRWVLELRDPRGTPWSAGSVPDPRDIRSEGRESHRGATASAALDADRTSLGARADGARPGSGAAEHARTAVEPGVRVGLAGGHSALLLAPWLPGSGRLWVAEVDTDVPALLARYGRPITYSYVCERWSASYYRTVFGREPGSAEMPSAGRPFTEALVTELVASGVGLAPITLHAGVSSPEAGEPPSPERFTVPEITARLVNATHAAGGRVVAVGTTVTRALESATDTGGSVRPRAGWTDLVLDGCRPARAVDGLITGWHEAGASHLQLLESVAGADVVRAAYRAALDTGYLWHEFGDTALLFRS from the coding sequence ATGACGGTCGACTTGGCGCGCCACGAGTTCGTCGTGCCTGCCGAACTGACGGCCACCAGCCCACCCGAGGTGCGTGGCCTCGCCCGCGACGAAGTCCGCCTACTGCTGAGCGACGGCGGCACCATCACGCACGCCCGCTTCCGCGAACTCCCGTCCTTCCTACGCCCCGGAGACCTTGTGGTCGTGAACAATTCGGCCATGATTCCCGCCGCCGTGGACGCACGTCTGGGCGGCGCCCCAGCAGTCGTGCACTTCTCCACCCGCCTCGACGACGGCCGCTGGGTGCTCGAGCTCCGCGACCCGCGCGGCACTCCGTGGTCGGCAGGCAGTGTGCCGGATCCGCGTGACATCAGGTCCGAGGGTCGGGAATCGCATCGTGGCGCGACCGCATCCGCTGCCCTCGATGCCGATCGGACGAGTCTCGGCGCGCGAGCGGACGGCGCGAGACCGGGGAGCGGTGCTGCCGAGCATGCGCGCACGGCGGTGGAGCCGGGCGTGCGGGTCGGGCTCGCGGGTGGGCACAGTGCGCTGCTACTGGCACCCTGGTTGCCGGGGTCGGGACGGTTGTGGGTCGCTGAGGTCGATACCGACGTGCCCGCTCTGCTGGCGCGGTACGGGCGGCCGATCACGTATTCGTATGTGTGCGAGCGGTGGTCGGCGTCGTACTACCGGACGGTGTTCGGGAGGGAGCCCGGCAGCGCTGAAATGCCCAGTGCCGGGCGTCCTTTCACCGAGGCGCTGGTGACCGAGCTGGTGGCGAGCGGGGTGGGGCTCGCGCCGATCACGCTGCATGCCGGGGTGTCGTCGCCGGAGGCGGGGGAACCGCCGAGTCCGGAGCGGTTCACGGTTCCGGAGATCACCGCGCGGTTGGTGAATGCGACGCATGCCGCGGGTGGGCGGGTGGTGGCGGTGGGGACCACGGTTACCCGTGCGCTGGAATCCGCCACGGACACAGGCGGATCGGTGCGTCCTCGGGCCGGGTGGACGGATCTGGTACTCGACGGCTGCCGTCCCGCGCGGGCCGTGGACGGGCTGATTACCGGCTGGCACGAGGCGGGTGCCTCCCACCTTCAGCTGCTGGAATCGGTTGCGGGAGCGGATGTCGTCCGTGCCGCCTACCGCGCCGCGCTCGACACCGGGTACCTCTGGCACGAATTCGGTGACACCGCATTGCTGTTCCGGAGCTGA
- a CDS encoding SDR family NAD(P)-dependent oxidoreductase, with amino-acid sequence MYGIGELAHLIRHSLDTQVSVARLRRRHTLEEQVAGRTVLITGASSGIGRAAALRIGAAGGTVALVARRADELRDVAAEIAGCGGKADVYPCDLSDFDALDAMVAQVLADHGGVDILVNNAGRSIRRRVDESYERFHDYERTMRLNYFAATRLILALLPGMRERRYGQIVTVLSLANQFGGPGYSAYVASKAALDSLTSNLHIETLTDNVRFTSIYMPLVRTAMVAPNLEYRNTPALTPEQGAETICDAIIDRPRHIGPLMGRLALLLDNFVPDRFDEVRNERFRRGM; translated from the coding sequence ATGTACGGAATCGGTGAACTTGCTCATCTGATCAGGCACAGCCTGGATACGCAGGTGAGCGTGGCGCGGCTACGGCGGCGGCACACGCTGGAGGAACAGGTGGCGGGGCGCACGGTGCTGATCACCGGCGCCTCGTCGGGGATCGGGCGGGCGGCCGCGCTGCGCATCGGGGCCGCCGGGGGCACGGTGGCGCTGGTGGCGCGGCGGGCGGACGAACTGCGGGACGTCGCGGCGGAAATCGCGGGGTGCGGCGGGAAGGCCGACGTATACCCTTGTGATCTCAGCGATTTCGATGCTCTCGATGCGATGGTGGCGCAGGTGCTCGCCGACCACGGCGGGGTGGACATCCTGGTCAACAATGCGGGGCGGTCCATTCGCCGGCGGGTCGACGAATCCTATGAGCGCTTCCATGATTACGAGCGCACCATGCGTTTGAACTACTTCGCGGCGACCCGGCTCATACTCGCGCTGCTGCCCGGGATGCGGGAACGGCGGTACGGTCAGATCGTCACCGTGCTGTCACTGGCCAATCAGTTCGGCGGTCCCGGCTACAGCGCCTACGTCGCGTCCAAGGCCGCACTGGATTCGCTGACCTCGAACCTGCACATCGAAACCCTCACGGACAATGTGCGATTCACCTCGATCTACATGCCGCTGGTTCGCACCGCCATGGTCGCCCCGAACCTGGAATATCGGAACACCCCCGCGCTCACCCCGGAGCAGGGCGCGGAAACCATCTGCGATGCCATCATCGACCGTCCGCGCCACATCGGCCCCCTCATGGGGCGTCTCGCGCTCCTGCTGGACAATTTCGTCCCCGACCGTTTCGACGAGGTCCGCAACGAACGCTTCCGGCGGGGCATGTGA
- a CDS encoding NAD(P)/FAD-dependent oxidoreductase, producing MQYSGSGIEATDVVIVGSGFGGLAAAKQLNKSGVPYVLISSTPEHLFQPLLYQVATGVLASEEIAPPIANILRHHKNGQTRVGKVVAIDADAAVVTYEDAQGQHKIRYGKLIAATGASQSYFGRDDFADKTYSLKTVDDAKRLRAQIEHVFEQARTVDLETRRRLLSFVVVGAGATGVEVAGQLKELSKRHYHQEISVTLVEGAGAVLPPFGGGLSEYAKQSLSKSGVDVLLDTFVTDIQVGKVTVKSKDGMERGIAAETVVWSAGVQAGGFAKILAEATGCETDRAGRLLINQDCTVGGHADIFAIGDMTSLKGYPGQSPVAMQEGRFVADIIRGKRPAGSEFEYWDKGSMAVISRFSAVTKINDQIKFTGTLAWFTWLAVHLFYLVGFRNRFAAVFSWLVAFIGHGRPGFQEVEKTAAPTAYEQRRAA from the coding sequence TTATTTCGAGCACGCCGGAACACCTGTTCCAGCCGCTGCTCTACCAGGTAGCGACGGGTGTGCTGGCCTCGGAGGAGATCGCTCCTCCGATCGCGAACATCCTGCGTCACCACAAGAACGGTCAGACCCGCGTGGGCAAGGTCGTCGCCATCGACGCCGACGCCGCGGTTGTGACCTACGAAGATGCTCAGGGGCAGCACAAGATTCGATACGGCAAGCTGATCGCCGCCACCGGTGCCAGCCAGTCCTATTTCGGCCGTGACGATTTCGCCGACAAGACCTACTCGCTCAAGACCGTCGACGACGCCAAGCGGCTGCGCGCGCAGATCGAGCACGTCTTCGAGCAGGCGCGCACCGTCGACCTCGAAACCCGCCGTCGCCTGCTGAGTTTCGTCGTCGTGGGCGCGGGCGCGACCGGCGTCGAGGTGGCCGGGCAGTTGAAGGAACTCTCCAAGCGGCACTACCACCAGGAGATCTCGGTGACCCTGGTCGAGGGTGCGGGCGCGGTGCTGCCGCCCTTCGGCGGTGGGCTGTCGGAGTACGCGAAGCAATCGCTCAGCAAGTCCGGAGTGGACGTGCTGCTGGACACCTTCGTCACCGATATCCAGGTCGGCAAGGTGACCGTCAAGAGCAAGGACGGCATGGAGCGCGGCATTGCCGCCGAGACCGTGGTGTGGTCGGCGGGCGTGCAGGCCGGCGGATTCGCCAAGATCCTGGCCGAGGCGACCGGCTGTGAGACCGACCGCGCCGGACGGCTGCTCATCAATCAGGACTGCACCGTCGGCGGGCACGCCGACATCTTCGCCATCGGCGATATGACCTCGCTGAAGGGCTACCCGGGACAGTCGCCGGTCGCCATGCAGGAGGGCCGCTTCGTCGCCGACATCATTCGCGGCAAGCGCCCGGCCGGCAGCGAGTTCGAGTACTGGGACAAGGGCAGCATGGCGGTGATCAGCCGGTTCAGCGCGGTCACCAAGATCAACGACCAGATCAAGTTCACCGGCACGCTGGCCTGGTTCACCTGGCTGGCGGTGCACCTGTTCTACCTGGTGGGCTTCCGCAACCGGTTCGCCGCGGTGTTCTCCTGGCTGGTGGCGTTCATCGGGCACGGACGGCCCGGGTTCCAGGAGGTCGAGAAGACCGCCGCGCCAACGGCTTACGAGCAGCGACGGGCTGCGTAA
- a CDS encoding glycosyl transferase yields the protein MTLGWVADGTEADRSAVAVAERAAPETVPAEQTRRWWRSARIDLLVGGGYLALAVFVLGGLWRKPRSGYLIDSDQDQTLYEWYFSVTARTVTHGDSMLSSQLQNYPDGVNLAANTLMYGWGVPLTPVTLLFGPTVTFVLALTVGLSGTAFAWYWLFSRELVTSRFAAAIGGLFCGFAPAMVSHSNGHPNFVFLLLLPLIARQVITMARRAELATRPAWQPRAAAVLGLLVALQLVLGEEPLLIFALAFALFVLAYVRAPRDILRTARVTAPSVLLAALITLALTGVLLWWQFFGPQSYTFVGHGRVGNDLLALFQFSSESAGSMFSFGPDVSINPTEHNSYFGWPLLLLVAVTAFLLRRERVVRAAVVVIVVFVTLSLGIGLLVGGTLAIVPMVGGVPMPWLVLGGIHPLNGIVESRFSMAAIPAIAIILVLGTQRAIDYRRTAIGDWRPTAWFAASACALLPLAPTPLPVAERAPTPAFFADGTVRQYVSDGSVVIVPPSTAMDAAALNWQIDSDFAFPLVGGYFVGPEPDGTARYGTKHRPTGNLLRLVSYLNQVPAVDQALRDQARADLRYWNADLLVLPPTANQDALRRTVDELLGIPGRRVDGLWVWDVRGLV from the coding sequence GTGACACTGGGGTGGGTTGCCGACGGGACCGAAGCGGACCGATCGGCGGTTGCAGTTGCGGAGCGGGCCGCACCGGAGACGGTGCCCGCCGAGCAGACTCGGCGGTGGTGGCGTTCGGCCCGCATCGACCTGCTCGTCGGCGGGGGTTATCTGGCGCTCGCGGTATTCGTGCTCGGCGGGCTGTGGCGCAAGCCCCGCAGCGGTTACCTGATCGACAGCGATCAGGACCAGACGTTGTACGAGTGGTACTTCTCGGTCACGGCGCGAACGGTCACCCACGGCGACAGCATGCTCAGCTCGCAGCTGCAGAACTATCCCGATGGGGTGAACCTGGCGGCCAATACGCTCATGTACGGCTGGGGTGTACCGCTCACGCCGGTCACCCTGCTGTTCGGGCCCACGGTCACCTTCGTACTGGCATTGACCGTCGGTCTGAGCGGCACGGCCTTCGCCTGGTACTGGCTGTTCTCCCGGGAGCTGGTGACCTCCAGATTCGCTGCGGCCATCGGTGGTTTGTTCTGCGGCTTCGCTCCGGCGATGGTCTCGCATTCCAACGGGCATCCGAATTTCGTTTTCCTGCTGCTGCTTCCGCTGATCGCGCGGCAGGTGATCACGATGGCGCGGCGCGCGGAGCTCGCGACGCGACCGGCATGGCAACCGCGTGCCGCGGCCGTGCTGGGTCTGCTGGTCGCATTGCAGCTCGTGCTGGGCGAAGAGCCGTTGCTGATCTTCGCGCTGGCCTTCGCATTGTTCGTGCTCGCCTACGTCCGGGCACCGCGCGACATCCTGCGCACGGCGCGGGTGACCGCGCCGTCGGTGCTGCTGGCGGCGCTGATCACGCTGGCGCTCACCGGGGTTCTGCTGTGGTGGCAGTTCTTCGGACCGCAGTCGTACACGTTCGTCGGTCACGGCCGAGTGGGCAATGACCTGCTGGCGCTGTTCCAGTTCTCCTCGGAGTCGGCCGGCAGCATGTTCTCGTTCGGCCCGGATGTGAGCATCAATCCGACCGAGCACAACTCCTACTTCGGATGGCCGCTGCTGCTGCTGGTCGCGGTGACCGCGTTCCTGCTGCGGCGGGAGCGTGTGGTGCGGGCGGCCGTGGTCGTCATCGTGGTGTTCGTAACGCTGTCGCTGGGCATCGGCCTGCTCGTGGGCGGCACCCTCGCCATCGTGCCCATGGTCGGCGGTGTGCCCATGCCGTGGCTGGTGCTCGGGGGGATCCATCCGCTGAACGGGATCGTCGAATCCCGGTTCTCCATGGCGGCCATTCCGGCCATCGCGATCATCCTGGTCCTGGGCACCCAGCGGGCGATCGACTACCGGCGCACCGCCATCGGCGACTGGCGGCCGACGGCATGGTTCGCCGCCTCGGCCTGCGCGCTGCTGCCTCTCGCACCGACCCCGCTGCCGGTGGCGGAACGCGCCCCGACGCCCGCGTTCTTCGCCGATGGCACTGTGCGACAGTATGTCTCGGACGGCTCCGTGGTGATCGTGCCGCCGTCCACCGCCATGGACGCCGCCGCCCTGAACTGGCAGATCGATTCCGACTTCGCCTTCCCGCTCGTGGGCGGCTACTTCGTCGGCCCCGAACCGGACGGGACGGCCCGCTACGGCACCAAGCATCGGCCCACCGGCAACCTGCTCAGGCTGGTGAGTTACCTCAACCAGGTTCCGGCCGTCGACCAGGCCCTCCGCGACCAGGCCCGCGCGGACCTGCGCTACTGGAACGCCGATCTGCTGGTGCTGCCGCCCACCGCCAACCAGGACGCCCTGCGCCGGACCGTGGACGAACTGCTGGGCATCCCCGGCCGGCGAGTGGACGGGCTGTGGGTGTGGGACGTGCGCGGCCTCGTCTGA
- a CDS encoding lysophospholipid acyltransferase family protein: MLPAFLSPGSSALECPQAPATAHAWMPHSPCDASCVDSPAAAGALRVAARLLGVAGVLGSFPLAYLLTPRHRRPVIQRGYARALLACCGIRIRVIDNRGATAESEGGVLLAAHHIGWTDVVALSAIGPMSFVARADLVDWPMLGDVARKVRVIPIERERLRTLPTVIATMTERLAAGERVAFFPEGTTWCGRAHGRLRPALYQAAVDSGTPVQPIRLRYLDRHGEISTVPGFVGVDALTDSIGRVLRSKGVTAEITLQPLQLPGTDRHDLASRCRRSIEGDLMDRAFTDVIHGADEVEAIGTGAHRRPTPVTHPVHA; the protein is encoded by the coding sequence ATGTTGCCCGCCTTCCTTTCCCCGGGCTCGTCCGCCCTGGAGTGCCCGCAGGCTCCCGCCACCGCTCACGCCTGGATGCCGCACAGCCCCTGTGACGCTTCGTGTGTCGACTCGCCCGCCGCGGCCGGCGCCCTGCGGGTCGCCGCCCGCCTGCTCGGCGTCGCCGGTGTGCTGGGCAGTTTCCCGCTCGCCTACCTGCTGACCCCGCGTCATCGCCGCCCGGTGATCCAGCGCGGTTACGCCCGAGCCCTGCTGGCCTGCTGCGGAATTCGCATCCGTGTCATCGACAACCGCGGCGCGACAGCCGAATCCGAAGGCGGCGTCCTCCTGGCCGCCCACCACATCGGCTGGACCGACGTCGTCGCCCTGTCCGCGATCGGCCCCATGAGCTTCGTCGCCCGCGCCGACCTGGTCGACTGGCCCATGCTCGGCGATGTGGCTCGCAAGGTCCGCGTGATCCCCATCGAACGCGAACGCCTCCGCACCCTGCCCACCGTCATCGCCACCATGACCGAACGCTTGGCCGCCGGCGAACGTGTCGCGTTCTTCCCCGAGGGCACCACCTGGTGCGGTCGCGCCCACGGCCGCCTCCGTCCCGCCCTCTACCAGGCCGCCGTCGACTCCGGCACCCCCGTCCAGCCGATCCGCCTGCGCTACCTGGACCGCCACGGCGAAATCTCCACCGTCCCAGGCTTCGTCGGCGTCGACGCCCTCACCGACTCCATCGGCCGCGTCCTGCGTTCCAAGGGCGTCACCGCCGAAATCACCCTCCAGCCCCTGCAACTCCCCGGCACCGACCGCCACGACCTGGCCAGCCGCTGCCGCCGGTCCATCGAGGGCGACCTCATGGACCGCGCCTTCACCGACGTCATCCACGGCGCCGACGAAGTCGAAGCCATCGGCACCGGCGCCCACCGCCGCCCCACCCCCGTCACCCACCCCGTCCACGCCTGA